A genomic window from Salvia miltiorrhiza cultivar Shanhuang (shh) chromosome 5, IMPLAD_Smil_shh, whole genome shotgun sequence includes:
- the LOC131024853 gene encoding uncharacterized protein LOC131024853 isoform X4 codes for MQQPLQEGKSPESINATILFASLRVMLLLHLTCGLGLALAFWVAVEFCSLSLIQNPAPTLFIVWAVDALVVIPVFSQFRLNPDKCSYVKAIVRGLMGLPAGALVNALGAIVLGAPVGIQHFKRTVNWSLLMSVFTFVPAASVFGSSWTDWHRIFAHSNPNVQANATRRFYNLFTGTWSYYRGLVWCMAHAT; via the exons ATGCAACAGCCTCTGCAGGAAGGAAAATCTCCTGAAAGTATAAATGCTACTATTTTGTTTGCTTCTCTGCGGGTGATGCTGCTATTGCATCTCACATGCGGGCTAGGCTTAGCTTTAGCTTTCTGGGTAGCAGTTGAGTTTTGTTCACTTTCGCTCATCCAAAATCCTGCTCCAACTCTTTTTATTGTATGG GCTGTGGATGCTCTAGTTGTGATCCCTGTCTTTAGCCAGTTTCGTCTCAATCCTGATAAATGCTCT TATGTCAAAGCCATAGTGAGAGGATTGATGGGTCTCCCTGCAG GTGCTTTAGTTAATGCTCTTGGAGCTATTGTATTGGGCGCACCTGTTGGAATTCA GCACTTCAAAAGGACAGTTAACTGGTCGCTTCTAATGTCAGTCTTTACA TTTGTACCAGCAGCTTCTGTGTTTGGCTCATCATGGACCGACTGGCATAGAATATTCGCTCACTCAAA TCCAAATGTCCAGGCCAATGCGACCCGTAGATTTTATAATCTGTTTACCGGCACATGGAGCTATTATCGGGGCTTGGTTTGGTGCATGGCCCATGCCACTTGA
- the LOC131024853 gene encoding uncharacterized protein LOC131024853 isoform X1: protein MQQPLQEGKSPESINATILFASLRVMLLLHLTCGLGLALAFWVAVEFCSLSLIQNPAPTLFIVWAVDALVVIPVFSQFRLNPDKCSYVKAIVRGLMGLPAGALVNALGAIVLGAPVGIQHFKRTVNWSLLMSVFTFVPAASVFGSSWTDWHRIFAHSKPMRPVDFIICLPAHGAIIGAWFGAWPMPLDWERPWQEWPICVTYGAILGYLIGVMASFGFIVYHHKRQHNAKRD from the exons ATGCAACAGCCTCTGCAGGAAGGAAAATCTCCTGAAAGTATAAATGCTACTATTTTGTTTGCTTCTCTGCGGGTGATGCTGCTATTGCATCTCACATGCGGGCTAGGCTTAGCTTTAGCTTTCTGGGTAGCAGTTGAGTTTTGTTCACTTTCGCTCATCCAAAATCCTGCTCCAACTCTTTTTATTGTATGG GCTGTGGATGCTCTAGTTGTGATCCCTGTCTTTAGCCAGTTTCGTCTCAATCCTGATAAATGCTCT TATGTCAAAGCCATAGTGAGAGGATTGATGGGTCTCCCTGCAG GTGCTTTAGTTAATGCTCTTGGAGCTATTGTATTGGGCGCACCTGTTGGAATTCA GCACTTCAAAAGGACAGTTAACTGGTCGCTTCTAATGTCAGTCTTTACA TTTGTACCAGCAGCTTCTGTGTTTGGCTCATCATGGACCGACTGGCATAGAATATTCGCTCACTCAAA GCCAATGCGACCCGTAGATTTTATAATCTGTTTACCGGCACATGGAGCTATTATCGGGGCTTGGTTTGGTGCATGGCCCATGCCACTTGACTGGGAAAGACCCTGGCAG GAGTGGCCAATCTGTGTGACTTATGGTGCTATTCTTGGCTACTTGATTGGTGTCATGGCATCATTTGGATTTATTGTGTATCATCATAAAAGACAACATAATGCTAAGAGGGACTAA
- the LOC131024853 gene encoding PIGF/3-ketodihydrosphingosine reductase fusion protein isoform X3 codes for MQQPLQEGKSPESINATILFASLRVMLLLHLTCGLGLALAFWVAVEFCSLSLIQNPAPTLFIVWAVDALVVIPVFSQFRLNPDKCSYVKAIVRGLMGLPAGALVNALGAIVLGAPVGIHLYQQLLCLAHHGPTGIEYSLTQIQMSRPMRPVDFIICLPAHGAIIGAWFGAWPMPLDWERPWQEWPICVTYGAILGYLIGVMASFGFIVYHHKRQHNAKRD; via the exons ATGCAACAGCCTCTGCAGGAAGGAAAATCTCCTGAAAGTATAAATGCTACTATTTTGTTTGCTTCTCTGCGGGTGATGCTGCTATTGCATCTCACATGCGGGCTAGGCTTAGCTTTAGCTTTCTGGGTAGCAGTTGAGTTTTGTTCACTTTCGCTCATCCAAAATCCTGCTCCAACTCTTTTTATTGTATGG GCTGTGGATGCTCTAGTTGTGATCCCTGTCTTTAGCCAGTTTCGTCTCAATCCTGATAAATGCTCT TATGTCAAAGCCATAGTGAGAGGATTGATGGGTCTCCCTGCAG GTGCTTTAGTTAATGCTCTTGGAGCTATTGTATTGGGCGCACCTGTTGGAATTCA TTTGTACCAGCAGCTTCTGTGTTTGGCTCATCATGGACCGACTGGCATAGAATATTCGCTCACTCAAA TCCAAATGTCCAGGCCAATGCGACCCGTAGATTTTATAATCTGTTTACCGGCACATGGAGCTATTATCGGGGCTTGGTTTGGTGCATGGCCCATGCCACTTGACTGGGAAAGACCCTGGCAG GAGTGGCCAATCTGTGTGACTTATGGTGCTATTCTTGGCTACTTGATTGGTGTCATGGCATCATTTGGATTTATTGTGTATCATCATAAAAGACAACATAATGCTAAGAGGGACTAA
- the LOC131024851 gene encoding pentatricopeptide repeat-containing protein At5g24830 isoform X3: MLLRGPNYIVNRMHGADSSLRLFQPKFFSTDYFSVHGESPSAEYAKLRKESLEGQFGRMLGSKSVSVLYRFGTFLAVYKSATISFYVLKLTIWRFFVHDMNKRSVKFREMLIRLGPFYIKILVPAQGSYFIFRILNGSVQAIDSFKDLISIYFSRFLRLNSSLGLNESRSVSRHRNEVEETSEAGDKEPRGAVFNALDAMLKGSLDRLKTMRESIRWVHSSSYSVIFESASKSDISMIRALCLEGKLGSAFCLWQTVVQQLRIPDVLTHNYLLNALCKSGDLERAEWLVNEMLAHGPRPSCATYNTLMSGYCLVNQVDTALDVFSTMVNRGVRPNRVSCNILVHSLCRKGLLQDATKLLEKILDDNNDGGTSKLIASTILMDGHIKGGSMVEAISCWNDVIERGIEVDVVAYNVINHGYCLSGNLTIAYRSLGKMYKSGLDPDIFSYNTVISELCKSGRIDEACYVFGVMSRMGIPPDHITYKMIIQGSCIHGDVHRATYFVSHMLQNSSVPKPLIWNVMIVAYGKRGQVQEALFMKNKMIELGVLPNVYTYNALIYTQIKDGSIDKAHYLLTEMLFNGLSPDVVTYNLLIGAACDMGDISFALQLHNEMLRRGCEPDIITYTELLKCYCIRNKMEEAEELLFKMLMTNLPIDHVPFIILMKKCFKMGEINKVYNLYCIWLRRGRNL, encoded by the exons ATGCTGCTCAGAGGGCCCAACTATATTGTAAATAGAATGCATGGTGCTGATAGCTCGTTGAGATTGTTTCAGCCCAAATT TTTCTCTACTGACTATTTCAGTGTGCATGGTGAAAGTCCTTCTGCTGAATATGCAAAGTTGAGGAAAGAGTCACTAGAAGGCCAATTTGGACGTATGCTGGGTTCAAAAAGTGTTTCTGTTTTATACCGTTTTGGCACGTTCTTAGCTGTGTACAAATCTGCAACTATTTCATTCTATGTGTTGAAGCTAACCATTTGGCGCTTCTTCGTCCATGATATGAACAAGCGTTCGGTTAAG TTTCGTGAAATGCTTATTCGCTTGGGGCCTTTTTATATCAAG ATTCTAGTTCCCGCTCAAGGATCCTATTTTATTTTCCGAATTCTGAATGGAAGCGTCCAGGCAATCGATTCGTTTAAAGACCtgatttctatttatttttcgCGGTTTCTTCGTTTGAATTCCAGTTTAGGCCTAAACGAATCCAG GAGTGTTAGTCGCCATCGAAATGAGGTGGAGGAAACTTCAGAAGCTGGAGATAAGGAGCCGAGGGGCGCAGTTTTTAACGCATTGGATGCAATGTTAAAGGGTAGTTTGGATCGTTTGAAAACTATGAG GGAAAGCATAAGGTGGGTGCATTCAAGtagttatagtgtcatttttgaATCCGCATCCAAGAGTGATATAAGCATGATTAGAGCTTTGTGCTTGGAGGGTAAGCTGGGATCAGCTTTCTGTCTTTGGCAGACTGTGGTTCAACAGCTTAGAATTCCTGATGTCCTCACTCATAATTACCTTCTAAATGCCCTTTGCAAAAGCGGTGACCTGGAGAGGGCGGAGTGGCTTGTTAATGAGATGTTAGCACATGGCCCTCGTCCCAGTTGTGCTACCTACAACACTTTGATGAGTGGTTATTGCCTGGTAAATCAAGTCGATACAGCTCTAGATGTTTTCTCTACCATGGTCAACCGTGGGGTGAGGCCAAATAGGGTCTCGTGCAATATTCTTGTGCACAGCCTTTGCCGGAAGGGCTTATTGCAGGATGCGACAAAGCTGCTAGAGAAAATTTTGGATGACAATAATGATGGCGGAACTTCGAAGTTAATAGCTTCAACTATACTCATGGATGGTCATATCAAGGGTGGTAGCATGGTGGAAGCTATCAGTTGTTGGAATGATGTAATTGAAAGGGGTATAGAGGTCGATGTTGTTGCATATAATGTTATTAATCATGGATATTGTTTGAGTGGGAACTTAACCATTGCGTATAGGTCTTTGGGCAAAATGTATAAAAGCGGTCTTGATCCTgatattttttcatataataCAGTCATCAGTGAGCTTTGCAAGTCAGGTAGGATTGATGAGGCTTGTTATGTTTTCGGTGTTATGTCAAGGATGGGCATTCCACCCGATCACATAACATACAAAATGATCATCCAAGGTTCATGTATTCATGGAGATGTACATAGAGCAACCTATTTTGTTTCCCACATGCTGCAGAACTCATCGGTACCCAAGCCTCTCATTTGGAATGTCATGATTGTTGCCTATGGAAAACGTGGACAAGTACAAGAGGCCCTGTTCATGAAAAACAAAATGATTGAACTTGGCGTGCTGCCCAATGTTTATACATACAACGCTCTTATCTACACACAAATAAAAGATGGAAGTATTGACAAGGCTCATTATCTTTTGACTGAGATGCTCTTTAATGGTCTTTCCCCTGATGTAGTCACCTACAATTTGTTGATTGGTGCAGCTTGTGATATGGGCGACATTAGTTTTGCACTCCAGCTGCACAATGAAATGTTGAGGAGAGGATGTGAACCAGATATAATAACTTACACCGAATTACTCAAGTGCTACTGCATTAGAAACAAAATGGAAGAGGCTGAAGAGCTACTTTTCAAGATGTTGATGACAAATTTACCAATTGATCATGTTCCATTTATAATACTTATGAAGAAATGCTTCAAGATGGGGGAGATAAATAAAGTTTACAACCTTTATTGCATATGGTTAAGAAGGGGAAGAAATCTGTAG
- the LOC131024851 gene encoding pentatricopeptide repeat-containing protein At5g24830 isoform X2 → MTSLVACLKRRCLSLHFAPLGNGNPDEAIRLRLMLLRGPNYIVNRMHGADSSLRLFQPKFVHGESPSAEYAKLRKESLEGQFGRMLGSKSVSVLYRFGTFLAVYKSATISFYVLKLTIWRFFVHDMNKRSVKFREMLIRLGPFYIKILVPAQGSYFIFRILNGSVQAIDSFKDLISIYFSRFLRLNSSLGLNESRSVSRHRNEVEETSEAGDKEPRGAVFNALDAMLKGSLDRLKTMRESIRWVHSSSYSVIFESASKSDISMIRALCLEGKLGSAFCLWQTVVQQLRIPDVLTHNYLLNALCKSGDLERAEWLVNEMLAHGPRPSCATYNTLMSGYCLVNQVDTALDVFSTMVNRGVRPNRVSCNILVHSLCRKGLLQDATKLLEKILDDNNDGGTSKLIASTILMDGHIKGGSMVEAISCWNDVIERGIEVDVVAYNVINHGYCLSGNLTIAYRSLGKMYKSGLDPDIFSYNTVISELCKSGRIDEACYVFGVMSRMGIPPDHITYKMIIQGSCIHGDVHRATYFVSHMLQNSSVPKPLIWNVMIVAYGKRGQVQEALFMKNKMIELGVLPNVYTYNALIYTQIKDGSIDKAHYLLTEMLFNGLSPDVVTYNLLIGAACDMGDISFALQLHNEMLRRGCEPDIITYTELLKCYCIRNKMEEAEELLFKMLMTNLPIDHVPFIILMKKCFKMGEINKVYNLYCIWLRRGRNL, encoded by the exons ATGACGAGCCTGGTTGCCTGCTTGAAGCGACGCTGTCTTTCTCTTCATTTCGCGC CTTTGGGGAATGGAAACCCTGATGAGGCGATCAGGTTGAGGCTGATGCTGCTCAGAGGGCCCAACTATATTGTAAATAGAATGCATGGTGCTGATAGCTCGTTGAGATTGTTTCAGCCCAAATT TGTGCATGGTGAAAGTCCTTCTGCTGAATATGCAAAGTTGAGGAAAGAGTCACTAGAAGGCCAATTTGGACGTATGCTGGGTTCAAAAAGTGTTTCTGTTTTATACCGTTTTGGCACGTTCTTAGCTGTGTACAAATCTGCAACTATTTCATTCTATGTGTTGAAGCTAACCATTTGGCGCTTCTTCGTCCATGATATGAACAAGCGTTCGGTTAAG TTTCGTGAAATGCTTATTCGCTTGGGGCCTTTTTATATCAAG ATTCTAGTTCCCGCTCAAGGATCCTATTTTATTTTCCGAATTCTGAATGGAAGCGTCCAGGCAATCGATTCGTTTAAAGACCtgatttctatttatttttcgCGGTTTCTTCGTTTGAATTCCAGTTTAGGCCTAAACGAATCCAG GAGTGTTAGTCGCCATCGAAATGAGGTGGAGGAAACTTCAGAAGCTGGAGATAAGGAGCCGAGGGGCGCAGTTTTTAACGCATTGGATGCAATGTTAAAGGGTAGTTTGGATCGTTTGAAAACTATGAG GGAAAGCATAAGGTGGGTGCATTCAAGtagttatagtgtcatttttgaATCCGCATCCAAGAGTGATATAAGCATGATTAGAGCTTTGTGCTTGGAGGGTAAGCTGGGATCAGCTTTCTGTCTTTGGCAGACTGTGGTTCAACAGCTTAGAATTCCTGATGTCCTCACTCATAATTACCTTCTAAATGCCCTTTGCAAAAGCGGTGACCTGGAGAGGGCGGAGTGGCTTGTTAATGAGATGTTAGCACATGGCCCTCGTCCCAGTTGTGCTACCTACAACACTTTGATGAGTGGTTATTGCCTGGTAAATCAAGTCGATACAGCTCTAGATGTTTTCTCTACCATGGTCAACCGTGGGGTGAGGCCAAATAGGGTCTCGTGCAATATTCTTGTGCACAGCCTTTGCCGGAAGGGCTTATTGCAGGATGCGACAAAGCTGCTAGAGAAAATTTTGGATGACAATAATGATGGCGGAACTTCGAAGTTAATAGCTTCAACTATACTCATGGATGGTCATATCAAGGGTGGTAGCATGGTGGAAGCTATCAGTTGTTGGAATGATGTAATTGAAAGGGGTATAGAGGTCGATGTTGTTGCATATAATGTTATTAATCATGGATATTGTTTGAGTGGGAACTTAACCATTGCGTATAGGTCTTTGGGCAAAATGTATAAAAGCGGTCTTGATCCTgatattttttcatataataCAGTCATCAGTGAGCTTTGCAAGTCAGGTAGGATTGATGAGGCTTGTTATGTTTTCGGTGTTATGTCAAGGATGGGCATTCCACCCGATCACATAACATACAAAATGATCATCCAAGGTTCATGTATTCATGGAGATGTACATAGAGCAACCTATTTTGTTTCCCACATGCTGCAGAACTCATCGGTACCCAAGCCTCTCATTTGGAATGTCATGATTGTTGCCTATGGAAAACGTGGACAAGTACAAGAGGCCCTGTTCATGAAAAACAAAATGATTGAACTTGGCGTGCTGCCCAATGTTTATACATACAACGCTCTTATCTACACACAAATAAAAGATGGAAGTATTGACAAGGCTCATTATCTTTTGACTGAGATGCTCTTTAATGGTCTTTCCCCTGATGTAGTCACCTACAATTTGTTGATTGGTGCAGCTTGTGATATGGGCGACATTAGTTTTGCACTCCAGCTGCACAATGAAATGTTGAGGAGAGGATGTGAACCAGATATAATAACTTACACCGAATTACTCAAGTGCTACTGCATTAGAAACAAAATGGAAGAGGCTGAAGAGCTACTTTTCAAGATGTTGATGACAAATTTACCAATTGATCATGTTCCATTTATAATACTTATGAAGAAATGCTTCAAGATGGGGGAGATAAATAAAGTTTACAACCTTTATTGCATATGGTTAAGAAGGGGAAGAAATCTGTAG
- the LOC131024851 gene encoding pentatricopeptide repeat-containing protein At5g24830 isoform X1 codes for MTSLVACLKRRCLSLHFAPLGNGNPDEAIRLRLMLLRGPNYIVNRMHGADSSLRLFQPKFFSTDYFSVHGESPSAEYAKLRKESLEGQFGRMLGSKSVSVLYRFGTFLAVYKSATISFYVLKLTIWRFFVHDMNKRSVKFREMLIRLGPFYIKILVPAQGSYFIFRILNGSVQAIDSFKDLISIYFSRFLRLNSSLGLNESRSVSRHRNEVEETSEAGDKEPRGAVFNALDAMLKGSLDRLKTMRESIRWVHSSSYSVIFESASKSDISMIRALCLEGKLGSAFCLWQTVVQQLRIPDVLTHNYLLNALCKSGDLERAEWLVNEMLAHGPRPSCATYNTLMSGYCLVNQVDTALDVFSTMVNRGVRPNRVSCNILVHSLCRKGLLQDATKLLEKILDDNNDGGTSKLIASTILMDGHIKGGSMVEAISCWNDVIERGIEVDVVAYNVINHGYCLSGNLTIAYRSLGKMYKSGLDPDIFSYNTVISELCKSGRIDEACYVFGVMSRMGIPPDHITYKMIIQGSCIHGDVHRATYFVSHMLQNSSVPKPLIWNVMIVAYGKRGQVQEALFMKNKMIELGVLPNVYTYNALIYTQIKDGSIDKAHYLLTEMLFNGLSPDVVTYNLLIGAACDMGDISFALQLHNEMLRRGCEPDIITYTELLKCYCIRNKMEEAEELLFKMLMTNLPIDHVPFIILMKKCFKMGEINKVYNLYCIWLRRGRNL; via the exons ATGACGAGCCTGGTTGCCTGCTTGAAGCGACGCTGTCTTTCTCTTCATTTCGCGC CTTTGGGGAATGGAAACCCTGATGAGGCGATCAGGTTGAGGCTGATGCTGCTCAGAGGGCCCAACTATATTGTAAATAGAATGCATGGTGCTGATAGCTCGTTGAGATTGTTTCAGCCCAAATT TTTCTCTACTGACTATTTCAGTGTGCATGGTGAAAGTCCTTCTGCTGAATATGCAAAGTTGAGGAAAGAGTCACTAGAAGGCCAATTTGGACGTATGCTGGGTTCAAAAAGTGTTTCTGTTTTATACCGTTTTGGCACGTTCTTAGCTGTGTACAAATCTGCAACTATTTCATTCTATGTGTTGAAGCTAACCATTTGGCGCTTCTTCGTCCATGATATGAACAAGCGTTCGGTTAAG TTTCGTGAAATGCTTATTCGCTTGGGGCCTTTTTATATCAAG ATTCTAGTTCCCGCTCAAGGATCCTATTTTATTTTCCGAATTCTGAATGGAAGCGTCCAGGCAATCGATTCGTTTAAAGACCtgatttctatttatttttcgCGGTTTCTTCGTTTGAATTCCAGTTTAGGCCTAAACGAATCCAG GAGTGTTAGTCGCCATCGAAATGAGGTGGAGGAAACTTCAGAAGCTGGAGATAAGGAGCCGAGGGGCGCAGTTTTTAACGCATTGGATGCAATGTTAAAGGGTAGTTTGGATCGTTTGAAAACTATGAG GGAAAGCATAAGGTGGGTGCATTCAAGtagttatagtgtcatttttgaATCCGCATCCAAGAGTGATATAAGCATGATTAGAGCTTTGTGCTTGGAGGGTAAGCTGGGATCAGCTTTCTGTCTTTGGCAGACTGTGGTTCAACAGCTTAGAATTCCTGATGTCCTCACTCATAATTACCTTCTAAATGCCCTTTGCAAAAGCGGTGACCTGGAGAGGGCGGAGTGGCTTGTTAATGAGATGTTAGCACATGGCCCTCGTCCCAGTTGTGCTACCTACAACACTTTGATGAGTGGTTATTGCCTGGTAAATCAAGTCGATACAGCTCTAGATGTTTTCTCTACCATGGTCAACCGTGGGGTGAGGCCAAATAGGGTCTCGTGCAATATTCTTGTGCACAGCCTTTGCCGGAAGGGCTTATTGCAGGATGCGACAAAGCTGCTAGAGAAAATTTTGGATGACAATAATGATGGCGGAACTTCGAAGTTAATAGCTTCAACTATACTCATGGATGGTCATATCAAGGGTGGTAGCATGGTGGAAGCTATCAGTTGTTGGAATGATGTAATTGAAAGGGGTATAGAGGTCGATGTTGTTGCATATAATGTTATTAATCATGGATATTGTTTGAGTGGGAACTTAACCATTGCGTATAGGTCTTTGGGCAAAATGTATAAAAGCGGTCTTGATCCTgatattttttcatataataCAGTCATCAGTGAGCTTTGCAAGTCAGGTAGGATTGATGAGGCTTGTTATGTTTTCGGTGTTATGTCAAGGATGGGCATTCCACCCGATCACATAACATACAAAATGATCATCCAAGGTTCATGTATTCATGGAGATGTACATAGAGCAACCTATTTTGTTTCCCACATGCTGCAGAACTCATCGGTACCCAAGCCTCTCATTTGGAATGTCATGATTGTTGCCTATGGAAAACGTGGACAAGTACAAGAGGCCCTGTTCATGAAAAACAAAATGATTGAACTTGGCGTGCTGCCCAATGTTTATACATACAACGCTCTTATCTACACACAAATAAAAGATGGAAGTATTGACAAGGCTCATTATCTTTTGACTGAGATGCTCTTTAATGGTCTTTCCCCTGATGTAGTCACCTACAATTTGTTGATTGGTGCAGCTTGTGATATGGGCGACATTAGTTTTGCACTCCAGCTGCACAATGAAATGTTGAGGAGAGGATGTGAACCAGATATAATAACTTACACCGAATTACTCAAGTGCTACTGCATTAGAAACAAAATGGAAGAGGCTGAAGAGCTACTTTTCAAGATGTTGATGACAAATTTACCAATTGATCATGTTCCATTTATAATACTTATGAAGAAATGCTTCAAGATGGGGGAGATAAATAAAGTTTACAACCTTTATTGCATATGGTTAAGAAGGGGAAGAAATCTGTAG
- the LOC131024853 gene encoding PIGF/3-ketodihydrosphingosine reductase fusion protein isoform X2 yields the protein MQQPLQEGKSPESINATILFASLRVMLLLHLTCGLGLALAFWVAVEFCSLSLIQNPAPTLFIVWAVDALVVIPVFSQFRLNPDKCSYVKAIVRGLMGLPAGALVNALGAIVLGAPVGIQHFKRTVNWSLLILYQQLLCLAHHGPTGIEYSLTQIQMSRPMRPVDFIICLPAHGAIIGAWFGAWPMPLDWERPWQEWPICVTYGAILGYLIGVMASFGFIVYHHKRQHNAKRD from the exons ATGCAACAGCCTCTGCAGGAAGGAAAATCTCCTGAAAGTATAAATGCTACTATTTTGTTTGCTTCTCTGCGGGTGATGCTGCTATTGCATCTCACATGCGGGCTAGGCTTAGCTTTAGCTTTCTGGGTAGCAGTTGAGTTTTGTTCACTTTCGCTCATCCAAAATCCTGCTCCAACTCTTTTTATTGTATGG GCTGTGGATGCTCTAGTTGTGATCCCTGTCTTTAGCCAGTTTCGTCTCAATCCTGATAAATGCTCT TATGTCAAAGCCATAGTGAGAGGATTGATGGGTCTCCCTGCAG GTGCTTTAGTTAATGCTCTTGGAGCTATTGTATTGGGCGCACCTGTTGGAATTCA GCACTTCAAAAGGACAGTTAACTGGTCGCTTCTAAT TTTGTACCAGCAGCTTCTGTGTTTGGCTCATCATGGACCGACTGGCATAGAATATTCGCTCACTCAAA TCCAAATGTCCAGGCCAATGCGACCCGTAGATTTTATAATCTGTTTACCGGCACATGGAGCTATTATCGGGGCTTGGTTTGGTGCATGGCCCATGCCACTTGACTGGGAAAGACCCTGGCAG GAGTGGCCAATCTGTGTGACTTATGGTGCTATTCTTGGCTACTTGATTGGTGTCATGGCATCATTTGGATTTATTGTGTATCATCATAAAAGACAACATAATGCTAAGAGGGACTAA